The following coding sequences lie in one Clupea harengus chromosome 23, Ch_v2.0.2, whole genome shotgun sequence genomic window:
- the LOC105894013 gene encoding transforming growth factor beta-1-induced transcript 1 protein — MVNFDLHWLHSCDGRVVKALDLKSNGVSRADHLLADLESCTSPLARCPVLLTSEPPETSDPTSTDLQDPTQARPPPPAYTPQQTVSSAMKSNGSQSANPDKLYSTVCKPRSPRTPDPPPPAFSSSVLGGGLSELDHLLQELNATQFNITDEILAQFPSSKKDERDKMKDFQNSKSGPPSSGSAKPSATSATLELDKLMASLSDFKVQSTPVVPVSPVVTSTQQPAPPPQASSGGSLDSMLGLLQSDLSRQGVPTSSKGNCSACQKPVVGQVVTALGRVWHPEHFVCSECECELGNKNFFEKDGRPYCEPDYFTLYSPHCASCNKPILNKMVTAMDKNWHPECFSCVKCSRSFGDEGFHDREGKQYCQQCFLSLFASRCQGCSQPIMENYISALNSLWHPQCFVCRECYCPFVNGSFFEHEGQPLCEAHYHQSRGSVCNACQQPILGRCVTAMGAKFHPHHLVCNFCLKPLSKGCFKEQENKPYCHPCHIKLFG; from the exons atggtgaactttgacctgcaTTGGCTTCACAGCTGCGatggccgagtggttaaggcgtTGGATTTGAAATCCAATGGGGTCTCCCGCGCAG ATCACCTCCTGGCCGACCTGGAGAGCTGCACTTCTCCTTTGGCCAGATGTCCCGTCCTCCTGACCTCTGAACCTCCCGAGACCTCTGACCCCACGTCAACAGACCTTCAGGACCCCACACAGGCGAGACCCCCGCCCCCCGCATACACACCTCAGCAA ACTGTTTCCTCAGCAATGAAGTCCAACGGATCTCAGAGTGCCAATCCAGACAAACTCTACAG taCGGTGTGTAAGCCCCGCTCCCCCCGCACCCCtgacccccctcctcctgccttctcctcctccgtgcTGGGGGGAGGACTCAGTGAGCTGGACCACCTCCTGCAGGAGCTCAACGCCACCCAGTTCAacatcacag ATGAGATCCTGGCTCAGTTTCCCAGCAGCAAGAAGGACGAGCGGGACAAGATGAAGGACTTCCAGAACTCCAAATCAGGACCACCCTCCTCGGg gTCGGCGAAACCTTCCGCCACCTCTGCTACTCTTGAGCTCGACAAACTCATGGCCTCCCTCTCAGACTTCAAAGTCCAGAGCACA CCTGTTGTCCCTGTCAGTCCTGTTGTAACATCCACACAGCAACCAGCCCCGCCCCCTCAGGCCTCCTCAGGCGGCTCATTGGACAGCATGCTGGGACTCCTCCAATCGGATTTGAGCAGACAGGGAGTGCCCACCTCCTCCAAGGGAAACTGCTCAGCCTGTCAGAAGCCTGTCGTGGGCCAG GTGGTGACGGCCTTGGGGCGCGTGTGGCATCCGGAGCATTTCGTGTGCTCGGAGTGCGAGTGTGAGCTGGGCAACAAGAACTTCTTCGAGAAGGACGGACGGCCATACTGCGAGCCCGACTACTTCACCCTGTACTCCCCACACTGTGCCTCTTGCAACAAGCCTATTCTcaac AAAATGGTCACTGCAATGGATAAGAACTGGCATCCAGAGTGCTTCAGTTGTGTGAAGTGTAGTCGGTCGTTTGGGGATgaag GTTTCCATGACCGCGAAGGAAAGCAATACTGCCAGCAGTGCTTTTTGTCCCTCTTCGCTTCCCGTTGCCAAGGCTGCTCCCAGCCAATCATGGAGAACTACATCTCAGCACTCAATTCCCTCTGGCACCCCCAGTGTTTTGTCTGCagg GAGTGCTACTGCCCGTTCGTCAACGGCAGCTTCTTCGAGCACGAGGGCCAGCCCCTGTGCGAGGCCCACTACCACCAATCACGCGGCAGCGTCTGCAACGCCTGCCAGCAGCCAATCCTGGGCCGCTGCGTCACGGCGATGGGCGCCAAgttccacccccaccacctggTGTGCAACTTCTGCCTGAAGCCCCTGAGCAAGGGCTGCTTCAAGGAGCAGGAGAACAAGCCCTACTGCCACCCCTGTCACATCAAGCTCTTCGGCtga